Proteins from one Flavobacteriales bacterium genomic window:
- a CDS encoding TIGR04283 family arsenosugar biosynthesis glycosyltransferase — translation MKISVIIPVLNEVAALPGLLKELQSRSSGYIGEILVVDGGSTDGTQAVVQGEMVRLIPSERGRPLQLNKGAQEAHFEILWFLHADSLPPVQFDRLIVEQVKKGNECGCFRMKFDSRHVLLRFFGWLTRFNSDLCRGGDQSLFVTKSLFERAGAFNEKYVIFEDNEIIPRLKKESAFAVIQKDIITSARRYKENGVFRLQFHFARLHMKYRRGVEIEELLRYYKAHVK, via the coding sequence ATGAAAATCAGCGTTATTATACCGGTCCTCAATGAAGTTGCCGCACTTCCGGGTTTGCTGAAGGAATTGCAATCTCGCTCTTCCGGATATATCGGCGAAATTTTGGTGGTGGATGGTGGTAGTACAGATGGAACGCAGGCAGTGGTACAGGGCGAAATGGTCCGACTTATTCCATCGGAGAGGGGTCGACCTCTACAACTGAACAAAGGTGCTCAGGAAGCTCACTTTGAAATTCTCTGGTTTCTGCATGCCGATAGTTTGCCGCCGGTTCAGTTCGACCGACTCATTGTGGAGCAGGTAAAAAAGGGAAATGAATGTGGATGTTTCCGGATGAAATTTGATTCGCGCCATGTATTACTTCGCTTTTTCGGTTGGTTAACGCGGTTTAATTCTGATTTATGCCGCGGAGGCGATCAGAGTTTATTCGTAACCAAATCGCTCTTTGAACGCGCCGGGGCTTTTAATGAAAAGTATGTTATTTTTGAGGACAATGAAATTATTCCCCGTTTAAAAAAGGAATCTGCATTTGCGGTGATTCAAAAGGACATCATTACATCTGCCAGACGATATAAAGAAAACGGAGTGTTCCGTCTCCAGTTTCACTTTGCGCGATTGCACATGAAATACAGACGGGGTGTTGAGATTGAAGAATTATTACGTTACTACAAAGCACACGTTAAATGA